The Gillisia sp. Hel_I_86 genome has a segment encoding these proteins:
- a CDS encoding M16 family metallopeptidase yields MINKIKLSACVLFLGITGFAQEVEFTEYDLDNGLHVILHQDKTVPVVTTGVMYHVGAKDEEAGRSGFAHFFEHLLFEGTENIERGEWFKIVSANGGRNNASTTQDRTYYYETFPSNNLELGLWMESERMLHPIINKIGVDTQNEVVKEEKRSRIDNAPYGKIIYSTGINKYVFDKHPYKNSVIGTMEDLDAAELSEFNDFFDKYYGPNNATLVVAGNIELDKTKDLIEQYFGDIPKGEKVERINITEEPITETIVATEYDSNIQIPVKLFVYRTPSMKEKDAYVLEMISSILTDGKSSRMYKKMVDDEKIALQVIAFSRSQEDYGTYVMGALALGETPLSDLATSMDQEIEKLKSEIISEKEYQKLQNKFENNFVNSNSSIQGIASSLATYNMLYGNTDLINEEIKIYQDITREDIQRVAKEYLNKNQRLELDYLAESAKE; encoded by the coding sequence ATGATCAACAAAATTAAATTATCAGCCTGTGTGCTATTTCTGGGGATAACCGGATTTGCACAAGAAGTTGAATTTACAGAATACGATCTGGATAACGGCCTGCACGTTATCTTGCATCAAGACAAAACCGTACCAGTTGTAACAACCGGAGTAATGTATCACGTGGGAGCTAAAGACGAAGAAGCTGGTCGCTCAGGTTTTGCTCATTTCTTTGAGCACCTATTATTTGAGGGTACCGAAAATATTGAACGAGGAGAATGGTTCAAAATTGTTTCGGCTAATGGCGGGCGCAATAATGCAAGCACTACTCAAGATAGAACATATTATTACGAAACTTTTCCTTCCAATAATTTGGAACTAGGTTTATGGATGGAGTCTGAAAGGATGTTACATCCAATTATCAATAAAATTGGTGTGGATACCCAAAATGAAGTTGTTAAAGAGGAAAAGCGATCACGTATAGACAATGCGCCTTATGGAAAGATTATTTATTCTACAGGAATCAACAAATATGTATTTGATAAACACCCATATAAAAATTCTGTCATAGGAACTATGGAAGATCTTGATGCTGCAGAATTATCAGAATTCAATGATTTCTTCGATAAGTACTATGGACCTAATAATGCAACTTTAGTTGTTGCAGGAAATATTGAACTAGATAAGACCAAAGATTTAATAGAACAATATTTTGGGGACATTCCAAAAGGTGAAAAAGTAGAACGTATTAACATTACTGAGGAACCAATTACAGAAACTATCGTTGCTACAGAATATGATAGTAATATTCAAATTCCAGTTAAATTATTTGTTTACCGTACTCCTTCCATGAAGGAAAAAGATGCCTACGTATTAGAAATGATCTCCTCGATACTTACTGACGGAAAGAGTTCTAGGATGTATAAAAAAATGGTAGATGATGAAAAAATCGCATTACAGGTGATAGCTTTTTCCAGATCCCAAGAAGATTACGGCACCTATGTTATGGGAGCCTTAGCTTTAGGAGAAACTCCTTTGAGTGATCTTGCAACATCTATGGATCAAGAAATCGAAAAATTGAAATCTGAAATTATTTCAGAAAAAGAATACCAAAAACTACAAAATAAATTTGAAAACAATTTTGTTAATTCAAACAGTAGTATTCAAGGCATCGCTTCATCATTAGCCACTTACAACATGCTGTATGGCAACACTGATTTAATTAACGAAGAAATTAAAATCTACCAAGATATTACACGTGAGGATATTCAAAGAGTAGCCAAAGAATATTTGAATAAAAATCAAAGATTGGAATTAGATTACTTAGCTGAAAGCGCTAAAGAATAA
- a CDS encoding DUF4199 domain-containing protein — MKKFSIPIKYGIAIAAGLIAYFLVLSLFGAHRNPVFSLFNGVIMAFGMYEAIKKYRLKSGTKFKYQKGFMTGLLTGFNATIIFTIFFGLYSTEWNPDFLNELLSMWRSDYDTSVGLILFVVAIMGFATSFILTLAYMQLFKDSWNTKDAKKHTLGN; from the coding sequence ATGAAAAAGTTCAGTATTCCTATTAAATACGGCATTGCAATAGCTGCAGGGTTAATTGCCTATTTTTTGGTGCTTTCTCTATTTGGTGCCCATAGAAATCCGGTTTTCAGCTTATTCAATGGGGTAATTATGGCGTTTGGAATGTATGAGGCCATTAAAAAATACAGATTGAAAAGTGGAACAAAATTTAAATATCAAAAAGGCTTTATGACCGGGCTTCTTACCGGTTTTAATGCAACTATAATTTTCACGATTTTCTTCGGACTTTATTCTACTGAATGGAATCCGGACTTCCTTAATGAACTGCTTAGCATGTGGCGTAGCGATTACGATACCAGTGTGGGGCTTATTTTATTTGTGGTTGCTATAATGGGATTCGCAACCAGTTTCATTCTTACCTTAGCATATATGCAGCTCTTCAAAGATTCTTGGAATACTAAAGATGCAAAAAAGCATACTTTAGGAAATTAA
- the rplU gene encoding 50S ribosomal protein L21 codes for MYAIVEIAGQQFKVAKDQKVFVNRLAGEEGDKVSFNKVLLSGDGDNITLGAPAIDGALVDAKITRHVKGDKVIVFKKKRRKGYRVKNGHRQSLTEISIVGITLPGGKKSSSAKAEPKKEAPKAAPKAKAKKEVEVSENLVTRAENRTEGMEINIDKLLHSIGTATKADADDLKEINGIGPAYETKLNEIGIYTYGQISKLKAADREELSAIDGITREKIESEEWVKQAKELLKNKK; via the coding sequence ATGTACGCAATTGTAGAGATAGCAGGGCAGCAATTTAAAGTTGCAAAAGACCAAAAAGTATTTGTAAACCGTTTAGCGGGAGAAGAAGGAGACAAAGTTTCTTTTAATAAAGTTCTTCTTTCAGGCGATGGTGACAATATTACTTTAGGCGCCCCAGCTATAGACGGAGCTTTGGTGGATGCTAAAATCACCAGGCACGTTAAAGGAGACAAAGTTATTGTCTTTAAAAAGAAAAGAAGAAAAGGATACCGTGTGAAGAATGGTCACCGCCAATCCTTGACTGAAATTTCGATTGTAGGAATTACACTTCCAGGGGGAAAGAAATCTTCTTCTGCCAAAGCTGAACCTAAGAAAGAAGCTCCAAAAGCTGCTCCTAAGGCAAAAGCAAAAAAAGAAGTGGAAGTAAGTGAAAATTTAGTAACTCGTGCCGAGAACAGAACTGAAGGAATGGAGATCAATATCGATAAACTTCTTCACAGTATCGGGACTGCTACTAAAGCTGATGCTGATGACTTGAAAGAAATTAACGGAATTGGACCTGCTTACGAAACCAAATTGAACGAAATAGGTATTTATACTTATGGGCAAATTAGTAAGCTCAAAGCTGCCGATAGAGAGGAACTTTCTGCTATCGATGGTATTACCCGTGAGAAGATCGAATCTGAAGAATGGGTAAAGCAAGCTAAAGAATTGCTTAAGAACAAAAAATAA
- a CDS encoding DUF2007 domain-containing protein, translating to MNFITVYNSNQSFQIAIVKNLFDNENINYRIPDEFLDSAAGIGGLGITGMRVQVIEEDGYFGGTRPLISVK from the coding sequence ATGAATTTTATTACTGTTTATAATAGCAATCAATCTTTTCAAATCGCCATTGTGAAGAATTTATTCGATAATGAAAACATTAACTATAGGATTCCAGATGAATTTTTGGATAGTGCTGCTGGTATTGGGGGACTTGGAATTACCGGGATGAGAGTTCAAGTAATAGAAGAAGATGGATATTTCGGTGGGACCAGGCCACTGATTTCGGTCAAATAG
- a CDS encoding M16 family metallopeptidase, translating to MKTNIFTMLLICLMTTSAIAQIDRSKQPEPGPAPSIDLGEPETFQLKNGLRVLVVENHKLPRVTANLIIDNKPHTEKDKPATSSLVSALLGSGTQKMSKDAFNEEVDFLGATIYFGSESVSARALSKFFPRIIELMADGSLNPKFDQKEFDSEKTKLIESLKSNEKNVGAVANRVSSALAYGKRHPYGEFSTVENTEAVTLKDVETYYNTYFAPKNAYLVIIGDVKTSEVKEQVKKEFGKWNRVAPKDQQLPEVANVSLTEINFVDMPNAVQSELKVQNTINLKMNDEDYFAALVANQILGGSFGSYLNMNLREGKGYTYGARTSTGADKYASRFIASASVRNAVTDSAVVETMKEINRIKSELVDPQTLKDAKSQFAGDFITRLERPETIANYALDIQTNDLPKDFYENYLKNINAVTAEDVKRVANKYYNTDNMRIVIAGKGADVAANLEKVKLNGVKVPVKYYNSYGEEIDRPEFNKAVDASVTPKSIFDKYIKAIGGKEAVSTAESVYMVAQADIQGQKLDLEVKTAKGKSSQKISMSGNVLSKQVYNGATGFTMAQGQKIDFTEEQLMAAKADANPFPELDTKDAKVMGIEPVDGKDAYAVALTEDKTAYYDVESGLKVKEVSKVSQGDQTMEVPITYSDYQEVNGIKFPFSISQSMGPQTFDFKVQTLKVNEGVTDEDFME from the coding sequence ATGAAAACCAATATATTTACAATGCTATTAATTTGCTTAATGACCACCAGTGCCATTGCGCAAATAGACAGATCGAAACAACCCGAGCCTGGCCCTGCGCCTTCGATTGATCTTGGAGAACCAGAAACCTTTCAGTTAAAAAATGGGCTACGTGTTTTAGTGGTAGAAAACCATAAATTACCTAGGGTTACTGCTAATTTAATTATAGATAACAAACCTCATACTGAAAAAGATAAACCAGCAACATCAAGTCTTGTATCTGCCTTATTAGGTAGTGGTACTCAAAAAATGTCCAAGGATGCGTTTAATGAAGAGGTAGACTTTTTAGGTGCAACTATTTATTTCGGTTCAGAGAGTGTATCGGCTAGGGCTCTCTCTAAATTTTTTCCGAGAATAATTGAATTAATGGCTGATGGATCTTTAAATCCAAAATTTGACCAAAAAGAATTTGATTCAGAAAAAACCAAACTAATAGAAAGTTTAAAATCAAACGAAAAAAATGTTGGGGCGGTTGCTAATAGGGTAAGTTCAGCTTTAGCATATGGGAAAAGACATCCTTATGGAGAGTTCTCTACTGTTGAGAATACAGAAGCTGTAACCTTAAAAGATGTTGAAACTTATTATAATACATACTTCGCTCCAAAAAATGCTTACTTAGTAATTATAGGAGATGTAAAAACTTCAGAGGTTAAAGAGCAAGTTAAAAAAGAATTTGGAAAATGGAATAGAGTTGCACCAAAAGATCAACAACTTCCAGAAGTAGCTAATGTTTCTTTAACTGAGATCAACTTTGTGGATATGCCCAATGCTGTTCAAAGTGAATTAAAAGTTCAAAATACCATCAATCTTAAAATGAATGATGAAGATTACTTTGCAGCGTTAGTTGCCAACCAAATACTTGGAGGTAGTTTTGGAAGTTATTTAAACATGAACCTAAGAGAGGGTAAAGGCTACACTTATGGAGCTAGAACGTCCACTGGAGCTGATAAATATGCGTCAAGATTCATTGCTTCTGCTAGTGTAAGAAATGCTGTTACCGATAGTGCAGTGGTAGAAACAATGAAGGAGATAAATAGAATTAAATCTGAATTAGTAGATCCTCAAACATTGAAAGACGCAAAGAGTCAGTTTGCTGGAGATTTCATAACAAGATTGGAGAGACCGGAAACAATTGCAAACTATGCTCTTGATATTCAAACAAATGATCTTCCTAAGGATTTCTACGAAAACTATTTAAAAAACATAAATGCCGTTACTGCAGAGGATGTTAAACGAGTAGCAAACAAATATTACAATACTGATAATATGCGAATTGTAATTGCAGGAAAAGGAGCTGATGTTGCTGCAAATCTTGAAAAGGTGAAATTAAATGGAGTTAAAGTACCAGTTAAATATTACAATTCTTACGGTGAAGAAATAGACAGACCAGAATTCAACAAGGCAGTTGATGCTTCAGTAACACCAAAATCTATTTTCGACAAGTATATCAAGGCAATCGGCGGAAAAGAAGCTGTATCTACAGCAGAAAGCGTTTATATGGTTGCACAAGCAGATATTCAAGGTCAGAAATTGGATCTTGAAGTAAAAACTGCCAAAGGAAAGTCATCCCAAAAAATTTCTATGAGCGGTAATGTTCTAAGCAAGCAGGTTTACAACGGGGCAACTGGATTTACAATGGCACAAGGTCAAAAAATAGACTTTACCGAAGAGCAATTGATGGCCGCAAAAGCCGATGCCAACCCGTTCCCAGAATTGGATACCAAAGATGCAAAAGTAATGGGGATTGAACCAGTAGATGGTAAAGATGCTTATGCCGTTGCACTTACAGAGGACAAAACTGCTTACTACGATGTAGAAAGCGGATTGAAAGTAAAAGAAGTAAGTAAAGTTTCCCAAGGAGATCAAACCATGGAAGTTCCAATTACTTACAGCGATTACCAAGAAGTAAACGGGATTAAATTTCCATTTTCGATATCCCAATCCATGGGGCCTCAAACATTCGATTTTAAGGTGCAAACCCTTAAAGTGAATGAAGGAGTAACCGATGAGGATTTTATGGAATAA
- the rpmA gene encoding 50S ribosomal protein L27 gives MAHKKGVGSSKNGRESESKRLGVKIFGGQAAIAGNIIVRQRGYTHNPGENVYGGKDHTLHAKVDGLVKFTKKRDNKSYVSIEPFEA, from the coding sequence ATGGCTCACAAAAAAGGTGTTGGTAGTTCCAAGAATGGTAGGGAATCCGAATCAAAACGCTTAGGTGTGAAGATATTTGGAGGACAAGCCGCAATCGCCGGAAATATCATCGTTAGACAAAGAGGCTATACACACAATCCAGGTGAGAATGTGTATGGAGGAAAAGATCATACTTTACATGCTAAAGTGGATGGTCTTGTAAAATTCACAAAAAAGAGAGATAACAAATCTTACGTTTCTATTGAACCGTTTGAAGCATAG